Within the Emticicia oligotrophica DSM 17448 genome, the region GTGTTTTCCTTCTTGTGGGCTGGCACATGCCAACATTTGTCCCTGATTATCAGCTAAAAAGAGCAAATTAGTTGTTTTTGATGCTTTTCGACCTTGATACCCAACAGCTTCACCTCCACGTTTGGCAAGTGTATGACTACCATCAAGTTGGATACAAGATAAGTCTAAATATGAATAGTTTGATGCTAAAATATTTATCCAAACTTTTGTCCAAGAGCCGTCCTTGACCCATTCATTAAAGTGATAATAGACTCCTTGCCATGTTAAAACCTTATTATTAAAAAATTGCTTTACTGGCAGTTGACGCCATTGACAACCTGTTTTCAAACGATATAAAATTGCTGAAACAATAGCTGTCAACTGTTCTATTTCACACTCTTTTCCACGTAAACCAATACTTAAATTTGGTAATATATATTGTTCAATCGTATTTTTACTCAAGATTTCCACTGTAGGTCTTTTTGATGATTCGCACCACAAAATTCAACCTATTTTGGGAATCTTTTTATAATACTAAACAACCTCATTATAACAAACCGAATGTTCGCACCACAAAAAATACAATCAACCAATATAAAGGAATCAGTACAATCATTAAGCCAATCGTGATAGAATCGAAAAAGACCGTTCCTTTGGTGAGTTTTTTTGATATAAACGTGGCCAATCCAATTGCAGGGAAATGTAAAATATAACCCAACGTAAAAAATGGCGTTTGCAAAGGTGATAATTTCGGAAAATTCCAGTTTAAACTCTGATTGAGTTTTTCGCTTAAAATTTCGTTGAATCTACGCAAAAACACACCATCTTCAGTCGGATTTGGTAATTCAGCCTTCGGAATAGCTTCGCCAAAACTTAGATTTATTATTTTCCCGAACGATTTAAAGTTATTATAAGTAATGGCAACTGGTATAACTTTCAGGTCTAAGCCATCAAGCCATGCTTGCTGAG harbors:
- a CDS encoding IS5 family transposase, producing MEILSKNTIEQYILPNLSIGLRGKECEIEQLTAIVSAILYRLKTGCQWRQLPVKQFFNNKVLTWQGVYYHFNEWVKDGSWTKVWINILASNYSYLDLSCIQLDGSHTLAKRGGEAVGYQGRKASKTTNLLFLADNQGQMLACASPQEGKHNDLYNIQELFEELCQMLIKAGINLRGLFLNADAGFDSKEFRQICKNKEIEANIDVNSRNNKIENQSTEYQHFDEELYKRRVLIEHANAWMDSFKALLVRFETKAINWVALNLLAFSVRFLRKIKYKS
- a CDS encoding 1-acyl-sn-glycerol-3-phosphate acyltransferase, whose amino-acid sequence is MLYYILRPYVTFLLKFFIKRIKITGIENIPKTGAVMLASTHANSFFDAVLLCCTLDRRVWSLARGDVFKKNLAKKALSSLFMMPVHRLSEGKEHLGNNDDTFKKCIELFKQGEIVLIFSEGLCTNQTKLLPLKKGTGRLAQQAWLDGLDLKVIPVAITYNNFKSFGKIINLSFGEAIPKAELPNPTEDGVFLRRFNEILSEKLNQSLNWNFPKLSPLQTPFFTLGYILHFPAIGLATFISKKLTKGTVFFDSITIGLMIVLIPLYWLIVFFVVRTFGLL